From the Lathyrus oleraceus cultivar Zhongwan6 chromosome 3, CAAS_Psat_ZW6_1.0, whole genome shotgun sequence genome, the window TGAGGAAGCGAATTAAGAAATAATAGGTTCCTTTGTTGTGTTGAAATTTTGAGTAAAGAAGAATTAGATAATCATTTTAGTTTTAACATTTTGCTTTAACAGGGGGTGATTGGTACTTAGGGGTATCTTAGATAATATTCAAATTTGTTAGCATGGAGAGTCACCTTTCTATATAGGGTTTTCCACGTGCCAACTAGATAACTTCTCTTTTGTAAATCCTTCGGCAATAGAATAATCTCTCTTTAATTGACCTCTTAGTATTTTGATTGTTCTGATTCCTAACAAAATATTTAACTAAATACAATATTGAGATCAACAACATATAAACAATGAACAACATAAAAAGATGAACTAATGAGATAGCCCAATAAAAGATGCAAGATAAGGCCCAATATAAAGAACAATACAGTTGTTGTGCCGATTAAAATGAAAAGAACATATGTTTATTCATGTGTATTTCTTGATTGTGCTTTTTGGTGCCAATTTAATTGGAATCACTAGCTTGAACAATGATGCTTAAAAGAGAATATAATATCATATGGCGTGGTTGGATAGAAAAGCACTTATTCTTTACATAACTTGTAGTTTTTTAATTGCTTCAAAAGATGGCATAAAGGTCACAACATATGGCGCAAAGATAATTGATTCATCTCCACACAAAAAGATAATGTACTAAAATATAATACAGATGTTGTTTTTTGAAAATAAGCGTTAATagtcattttttatttttacaattgaaataattatttaatatatgCTAATTCGATATATGGGGTTGTTCTACCTAAAGGATTTATAACTTGTTAAATTATACTTCCAAATCCTAAATTGTGGTATGTTTTTGAATCTCCTGTAAATATTTTCAATTTCAGTAGAAGAAGATACTCTCTTTTAATTCATGATTTGTCAATACACAATTTGATATTTTGGAGAATACTTCAAAATTTTCCAATTTTAAGTTCTTATATTGTCTTCTAATAGTCATTCTTCATATCCATatatttcatgcatttttttaAATAGTTCTTCGCAAGAAACAAACAAGTTAGTATTGTGTAGTTTCTAGATGGAATATAGTTGTGAAAAAGTTGGAAATGTGTTGAAGAAATATGCAAGGATCTAATAATAAGAATCTTGAATTTGTTCTGAGCACAGCTCCAACATGGGATAGGTTAGCTACCACTTGTACTCCATGATTCACTTGTTATATTTTTAATGTTTTGTTCTTTTATTAAATTTTCAGCAATTGAATTTGGATGCTATTAATTGTGTCTATGATTTTAAATTACTATCCCAGTTGTGGTTGAGAATGTTGAAATTGCGTGATTGTTGCGATACGCATTACGGCGTAAATTTTAATAGAGAAGTATGATATTAAAAAATATCTAATgataattaatgaattattttatAGAGTTTTAAAATGTTCAGATTTGATCAAAATATTGGTGAAATTGTCTAATATGATTTTTAATATAGTCAAACacattattttaaaatatttagATTTTAATTAAGGTCCAATGCAGTTATGAGACTATCACATCCATAAGATAACGCATAACTAGGGGTGGACAAGAAAAACCCACCCGAGAATAACCAACCGAACCGGTTGTAGGATGCTGTTTCGGGTCGGGTTAATTCGGTTTGACGGGTTGGACGGGTGTTGCAAACGGGTTCAGAGGGGTATGTGTGGTCGGGTTCGGTTTTGATTTTTTGGCCCAACAAAATCCGAGCCCGACCGATTCCATTACATTACTATTACTATCAAGGAGAATTTTGGCACCTTGACCCAACAAAATCAGATTGCAAAATCAGAACTTGCGCCGTCTACTCTACCCTGAACCCTAAAGCTTGCGCCGTCCACCGTCCACCCTGAACTCTGAAGCTTGCGTCGTCCACCCCTCTGAAGCTTGCACCGTCCACCCTGAACCCCAAAGCTTGCGCCGTCCACCCCTCTGAAGCTTGCGCCATCCACCCCTCTGAACCCTAAAGCTTGCGCCGTCCACCTCTCCGAACCCTAAAGCTCCGTCCACCCCTCTGAACCCTAAAGCTTTAGCGTCGTCACCTTGCTTCATCTCCAAAAGTAAAACAAAATCGCTATCTATGTCTCTCCTCCGCCGTCATCACTGTCCTTTCCTCCTTCATCATCACTGAGCAGAGAATCATTTGTATCCTTATCCCTCTTAATCACGTTCTTTTGTGTTTGTATTTGCTTTCTAAACGCTAAGTCTTTCTTTGTTCTTGATTTCAGATTTTGTATTTTCAGGTTTTGTAATTTCAAGAGTTCTTTGAGTTAATGGAAGGTTAGATCATTGTTTCTATTTTTAAGAGCTTTAATCTTTTATATACTGTATTTAATAACTCCATTTGTTTAATTTTTATCGAGATATGGAAGAGGCGGTAGAAATGCAAGGAGCTGGAGAAATACAAGGAGCTGGAAATTTGCATAATAACAGTAAGTTTAGTTTATTTTATGTATGTTTTGTATGCCTATGTCGATATATCATGTTGAATATTTTGCATAATAACAGTAACTCCATTTGTTTTGTATGCCTTATTAAAAGTTTAAGGTAATAGGTCCTTTAAGATTAAGACATATGACTACATAAAAATAAGATTAACAAACTTTGAAACTAAGCCTATAAACACTTAACAAGTTGATGATGTTGGTTGTGTGTTGATTATAATCTTCATTAATTTTCAGTAATGGAGAATGTTACTCAAAACCAACCTTCTTCATTAACATCTGGTGTTGGTGCAACTGATGTTGCTGCCAATGAAATTCATGTTGTTGGACTTCCTCCACTTGGAAAGAAGAGAAAACAAAATGCTAATGGTCCTAGGAAATCCTCTCCTGCTTGGGACCATTTTATTAAATTGCCTAATGAAATTGAAGCAGTAGCTGCTTGCAAACACTGTCATAAGAAATATTTGTGTGATCCAAAAACCCATGGGACATCTAACATGCTTGCTCATACAAAAGTATGTACCAAGATGCCACAAAATGATCCTACTCAAACTGCCCTCTCCTTTGCCGGTGGAGAGGGTGGTGGCTTGGTTGCCGCAAGCCAACGATTTAATTTGGCAGCTTGTAGGAAGGCTATTGCTCTCTTTGTGATCCTAGATGAACATGCTTTTAGGGTAGTTGAAGGGGAAGGCTTTAAGTTGTTATGCAAACAATTACAACCCCAATTAACTATTCCATCAAGGAGAACTGTGGCGAGGGATTGTTTTCAACTTTTTGTTGATGAAAAAGCAAGATTGAAAGGTTATTTCAAATCTGATTGCAATAGGGTAGCCTTAACCACTGATTGTTGGACATCCATTCAGAATCTTAGTTATATGACCCTAACTGCACACTTCATTAACAATGATTGGAAGTATGAAAATAGGATTCTAAGTTTTTGTTTAGTTCTTAATCATAAGGGTGAGACAATTGGTAGAAAAGTTGAAGAGATTTTAAGGGAATGGGGAATAAGGAATGTGTCCACAATCACTGTGGACAACGCAACATCTAATGATGTAGCTGTTGCTTATTTGAAGAAGAGGATTGATAATATGGGTGGTTTAATGAGTGATGGATCTTTCTTTCATCTTCGTTGTTGTGCACACATTTTAAATCTGGTGGTTCGTGATGGTTTAAAACAGAATGATTTATCCATTTCTGCCATTAGAAATGCTGTTAGATTAGTTAGGTCATCACCCCAAAGATCTACAAAGTTCAAAGAATGTATTGAGTTTGCTAGAATTAATTGCAAGAAACTTCTCTGTCTAGATGTTCCGACAAGGTGGAACTCATGTTATTTGATGCTAGATGCTGCTGAAAAGTATCAAGCAGCATTTGAGAAAATGGAAGGTGAAGATTTTAGCTATTTGGAATTTTTTGGATTAGTTGGGCCCCCTACTCTTAATGATTGGGAGAATGTTAGGTGTCTAGTAAgttttttcaaaattttctaTGATGCTACTATGGAATTTTCTTCGTCAAAACAAGTATCCCTTCATAAGTCATTCCACCAACTAGCTTCAATACATTGTGAGCTTAAAAGATCATCCATGAACTTGAACACAATTTTAGCCTCAATGGGATATGAAATGAAGAAGAAGTATGACAAATATTGGGGGGAAATTGAAAACATCAACAAGTTTATTTATTTTGGCGTGATTCTTGACCCTAGATACAAGTTAGGATATGTAGAGTGGTGTTTTAATGATATGTATAATGGTGAGTCGGTGCCTTTTACTAATATGATTAATGTGATAAAAAAGGAGTTGTTTAAACTATTCAATTGGTACAAGGGTATACATGAAAAGCAACATGGACCCTCTACTAGTCCTAATGAGGGTGGTTCATTTGGTGATGGTGTTCCTAATGTTGAAGTTCCATCTCATTTTGCAAGGGTTGAAGCTTTTAAAGAGCACCTTAAACAAAAAGATTCAATAGATAAAAAAAATGATCTTGAGAGGTATCTAGATGATAATTGTGCCGATGATTTTAACTTTGACATCCTTATGTGGTGGAAACAAAACTCTTGTAGATACCCTATTTTATCAAAAATGGTGAAGGATGTTTTAGCTAGTCCAGTATCCACTGTCGCTTCTGAAAGCACGTTTAGTACCGGGGGCAGAATTCTAGACACATATAGAAGTTCACTAACCCCTGAAATGGCAGAGGCTTTGATTTGTGCACAGGACTGGTTGAAACCTACACTTAGTCAATTCAAGGACTTGAATATAAATGAAGAATTTGAGTTGTCTGCCACTATTGTTTCAGGTATGTAAGTATTTGAGTATGAGTATTTAGTGTATTAATGTATTGGCTTTGgttttgatttaattatttgGTTTCTGTTTAATTTTATGCAGAATTTGGTGGTCCCTCTACTAGTGGATCAACATCTGGTGATGGATCTAATGCTGTTGGAAACAGAAATGAACCAGTTGCTGGTTCATCTCAATCACATACTTGATGATGGTTGTGGTTTTTGTGTTTTTTCATTTGATTTACTTATATCTATGTTTTtacatttattaatatatttttgtGTTTCGTTTCAGTTTGTTTTTTGGAGTCATTTGTGAAAATGACCTTATTTTGGGCTACTGATTATTTTGATGATGGTTGTggtttttgtatttttttcattTGATTTACTTATATCTATGTTTTTTACATGTATTAATATATTTTTGTGTTTCGTTTCAGTTTGTTTTTTGGAGTCATTTGTGAAAATGACCTTATTTTGGGCTACTGATTATTATGGATAATCAGCTTATCTATCAGCTAATATCCTCAACAGTTATTTTTTTTGTGATAATATATCAACCAATAGTCCTGAAGAGGTTTTTGATGCTTTGAAGAATCAGACTGTGGATCTGGTTTTAACTGCTCATCCTACGCAGTCGGTTCGTCGATCTTTGCTGCAAAAGCATGGAAGGTTTGTACTGTTTATGGAATTGTGGATTACTGCATATTATGCTGAAAATGATCACAATGAATTTGAAAACAGGTTATCACAGAAGAGCGCGGCATAACTTACAGACACAAGACCAGACTCCACATTGGACAATTGGTGAAGGATACGTCGGATAAACTTAAACAAGCTAGTGAAATTGATCATCATGTTGATGTTAATGTGAGTTTGAAGTTCTATTATCTATTTCGATTGCATGCGCAAACAAATCAGTTTATTGGTATTTTATGATCTATTTTTAAAAACCATGAGTTTCTTTAAATGAATCTTATGATCGAGTTTTTTATTTACTATTACAGTAATAGTCTTATTTACTGTTACAGTTGTGGTTTCTTGATACACAGGTTTTAACCATGATAACTTCATTGCTCAAAATGTTTTCTTCATTTTCTTATTTGTATATTCATTTGATTCCTTGTATTTGTAGCCTGTATTCAGTGCTTCTGTTTTAGTTGAGATGATGGAACCTGATGGGTCTTCAACAATTTCGGTGATGAGTGGAGAAGGAGAATCTTTGTCAGCTCAATTGGCTCATGAGGTTATGGCTATTCAGGTAAACAGTGACTCCCAAACAGAGAATACTTTTCAATAAAAATATAATTCTGGGTATAAACTTCCTATCATGATCACAATTGTCCTATTTTTAACTTATTCCCGACCGATGTGTTCGATCAATTTGGGATGCTAAAAAGAATCTTTCTAGCTTGCTGTTTTTCTAGCATCCACATGTCATATTCTGCTGGTGGTGTCGGAGGGAGTCCATGATGACAAGTTGTGGCATTTGATGTCAACGGTATGTACATTGCTCTAAGTTTGCTTGTGATTCTTGCAGATGCTTTAATGTTGTGTTTAATGCTTGTGTGATGATTTCATGTTATGCTGAAGTATGCAGTCATCTGAAAAACTGTTGTGCCTATTGGTTTCATCTTTTATTATTTAATGCATTTGATGGGTATCTTCTTCTGAGCTCAATTTTGGCTTAAGGAATTGGGCTAATAGATCAAGGCCTTCTCTTACTTTCTTGCCTATATGAAATCAAGTGGTTTAAGATCCATTCATTATTCACAATGATCATTTCGGTGAATAGTTGCAAACTTTATTGGATGTGTTGTGTCTTGGAAGTTATTGCATTTGTCAGTCTTAAACATCATATTTTTCTGTCAACTCGGCAATTTGATCTTGTTATTCTGTCAACTAATTTTTAAGTGCAAAAAACATCAAGTGATTCAAGAGTGATTCAGTAAAACATCAAGTGATTCAGTAAATATATTCGGGCCATTATCAAGAGTGGAAGTGTTTCTTGAATTTGTATCTGAGAGAGAACAAATATAACTGTGGCATGAAATGTGGCGCGGGTCGTTATAATTTATTACTAATGCTGCATAATTTCTTGGCCATTGATCGAGACGGTTCGagagaaaaattgaaaaaagaaaaacttattatgaataagcaattgatTGAATGAAACAGTGTATAATACTGATATTAATTTATAGAGTAGAAGTTAAAACTATAATTAGTGTAACTAACTCTATCATACTGGTAATTGTCATAACAGAATTACCAACTAACTGCCAACTGATACTAACCCATTAACAGAATATCTTGAATACTGCAAAATGCACTTTTTCTCAGTGACATATTGTTGTAACATTTCCTTCTCCTAGGATATATGTTTTTAATAGAATATAGTGAAATAATATAGTATTCTATTGTTTGAATAATTTTAAAACTGATGGAATAGAATGGAAAATGATGACATCAATTTCATTGTGTATTTTCATATATATCTAAATTATGTTCTATTCCTTCATAAAATATTAAAACTATAGAATAGGGCCCATGTGTTATTCCACTACTAATACAAACATACTTTTAGTATACCTACAACTAACATGCATAGCTCCTTTAATTTCATTTCATAAATTCAATGTCTTTTTTCTTTGTTAGCTTGTTTGGATGTGTTCTTTTTCTGTATCATCATTTGCAGTTGGTGAGGGATCTTGTGACACCATGGGAACTTTTTATTTTATAGCTGTAAGCTGCAAAGTCTAAGTCTATTGACCAAATTCAATATTAAATTTGAGTGAGAAAGCACTAAGAAGTAGACAGTTCAACCGGTTAAACCGTGACTCCGTGATCTGAGTGTCATCACTCAATTGTAGGTGGCAAACAAACATGTCCATTCCGTCAAAGTCCGTTAAAAAATAGGACCGGGCGGGTAAAGTAAAGGAGAAGGATTAAAAACTTCTAAGACAGGAGGTAATATCCTAAGGCTACTTTTTCAAATTTAGCCATTTGCATCTTTTTTGTTGCTTAGCTCTTAAATTGTTCATGCTGCAGACAGGAGGTAATATCCTTAGATAATGAGATTTCCTTCAATGAGGCTATCATCGAGGAAAGAGAACAAGGTATTCAAGAAGTCCAGCAGCAGATTGGGGAAGTAAATGAGATCTTCAAAGATCTTGCCGTGCTTGTTCATGAGCAAGGAGCAATGATTGGTAACTAGTTCCCCCCAACCCCCACCCTTCATTTACTTTTGTTATTTATGCATCCTCTATCAAGTCGTTTTATATGTCTAGACTGGTTTATAGTAGTTGATGTTGAGAATTTCCATTTTGCAGATGATATTGGATCCAACATTGAGCATTCCCATGAAGCCACTGCCCAAGCAAAATCAGAACTTGTGAAAGCTTCTAAGA encodes:
- the LOC127125686 gene encoding zinc finger BED domain-containing protein RICESLEEPER 1-like, whose translation is MLDAAEKYQAAFEKMEGEDFSYLEFFGLVGPPTLNDWENVRCLVSFFKIFYDATMEFSSSKQVSLHKSFHQLASIHCELKRSSMNLNTILASMGYEMKKKYDKYWGEIENINKFIYFGVILDPRYKLGYVEWCFNDMYNGESVPFTNMINVIKKELFKLFNWYKGIHEKQHGPSTSPNEGGSFGDGVPNVEVPSHFARVEAFKEHLKQKDSIDKKNDLERYLDDNCADDFNFDILMWWKQNSCRYPILSKMVKDVLASPVSTVASESTFSTGGRILDTYRSSLTPEMAEALICAQDWLKPTLSQFKDLNINEEFELSATIVSEFGGPSTSGSTSGDGSNAVGNRNEPVAGSSQSHT